The genome window AAGATTTAGATATGGATGTAGTGGCAGAAGGTGTAGAGACAAAAGAGCAAGCTGAATTTTTAGTGAGTTTGGATTGTGTAGTAATTCAAGGTTATTACTATTGTAAGCCTATTCCAAGTGATGATTTTGAGAACTTACTTTATGCAGGTAAATAAAAGTAGAAGATAGTGAGGATATAATTTTTAGAAAGTATAATATTGATGGATTAGGAGCGAAGTTTATGATAGTGGGTATTATAGGTCCTTCAGACTCTGGGTTTAAGATAAAGGATGATTTAAAACAGATAGACAGCGATTTAAAAACTAAAATATATGTAAGAGAAAAAGTGGTAGATACAATAGAAGTTATTTCTAAATGTGAAGATGAATGTGATGCTATTATATTTACAGGATGTGCAGTTTATGAATTTATAAAATCTAAGTATGAGATAAGTAAGCCACATTCATTTGTACCGAGAAGTGGGACGAGTATAATGAAGGCATTTTGGGCAATAAAAAGTGAAAATATAAAATTAGATAAATTCAGTATAGACGTAGTTGATAGATATGTTGTGGAAGATGCACTTAAAGAGTTTGATATTAAGGCAACGAGTGTATTTTGTAATCCATTTTCTTTGGAAGTAGGAGAGTCTGAACTTGTAAAATGGCATATAAAATTATTTGAAGAAAATAAGACAGATATAATGTTAACTGGTTTTGGTGCAGTATATAATGAATTAAAAGAAAGAGGTTATCCTGTATTTCGTTTACAAGCTACTATACAATTAATCAAAGAAAGTTATGAGAAAGTAAAGAGTGAATATGCTCTAAGTAAGGCAAGATTTTCTCAAATTGCTGTAGAAATATTGAGTCTAATAGATTATAAAGAGAAGATAGATAACTATTATTCTGACATGATAAAAAAATCAGATATGGATAAGCTTGTAGTAAACTATGTGAGGAGTATTCAAGGTTCCTTATTTTTACTTGGAAGAAATGATTATGTTGTATTTGTTCATAAGGGGGTAGCTGATAATGAGTATAATTATGATAAGTTATTCAAACTAAAGAGAGAGATAAAAGATATGGGTTTTTCTCTTAGTATAGGAATTGGTACTGGAGTAACTGCGTATCAAGCTGAAAATAATGCACATAAAGCATTAAGACACTCCATAGATTCAAAAGAAATTGGTATATATTTAGTAGATGAAGATGAAAACATAAGAGGACCTTTAGCTTCAGAAAATGAATTAAATTATTCTTTAATGTTATCTGATGAGAAGTTAATAGAAATAGCTAAAAGGACTGGAATGAGTTGTGAATCAGTTGCAAAACTTATTGCTATAAGCGAAAATAGAAAAAGCAAGATTTATGATTCAAAAGAATTAGCAGAGTATCTAAATGTAAGTGAAAGAAGTGCAAGACGTATATTAAATAAAATAGTGAGTGCAGGTTTAGGTCGAATCTGTGCAAAAGAAACTAGTATTGGTGGAGGGAGACCAAAAAATATTACGGAAATCCTGTTTTAAGAGATTTTATAAAACTGCATAAATTATTATATAAAGCACTAAAAATTATTATATAAAAGTACTAAAACCTATGTAAAACAACTTTTTAAGATATAACTTATAAAGTTGAAGATACATAGGTTTTCATTTTTATAATTTAATCATATGATAAACTATTTTAGCAGTATCATATAATTCATCTATATTTACATATTCATTAACTGTGTGCACATCATACATACCTAGACTTAATATAGCACAATTATATCCAAGATTAGCTAATATATTTGCATCACTTCCACCACCAATTACCATTGGATTTGGAACAATGCCAACTTGTCTTATTGCTTTTTCACTTAACTTGAAAACATGACTATCTCTACTAAGTTCAAAACTAGGATAAGACATATTATGTTCAAAAGTATAAGTAGTATTAAATTTAAATGCAGCATCGCTACAACATTTTTCCATATGATTAAGCTCATACTCTAAAGTTTCAGGTATATGAGACCTAATTTCAGCAGTCAATGTAACCTTATCAGTTACTATGTTTGTAGCCCCACCGCCTTCTATTTTACCTATATTTGAAGTGGTCAATGAATCTATCCTACCTATATGCATATTGCTTATTGCATGAGAGGCTACCAATATAGCATTTATACCTTTTTCAGGCTCTATACCAGCATGTGCTTTCTTTCCATGAAAAGAGATTTTTATGGATTGTTGAGCAGGTGCTTTATATGCTATCGAACCAATAGCTCCACCAGAATCTAAAATCACAATATCTTTACAAGGCAAGTTGTCAGGATTAAAGTTTTTAACACCATGCATACCAGCTTCCTCACAGATTGTAAAACAAAGATAAATGTCTCTATGTGGTATTTTTTCTGTAATGACATGTTCTAAAGCTTCAAGTATAGCAGCTATTCCAGCTTTATCATCTGCACCAAGTGTAGTAGTTCCATCACTTCTAACTACATTACCATCTAGTACTGGTTTTACACCTAAACAAGGTTGAACTTGGTCCATATGTGCACACAAACAAAGCGGTCTACTTCCTTCTTCACCTTTTATATAGGCTATTACATTACCTGTATTACCGCCGTATTTTTCACCAGCATTATCTATAACGGCGTCTATGTTTCTTTCTTTTAAATAGTTTACTAGCCACTTAGACATTTCTAATTCTTGATTAGATGGGCTATCAATTCTAACCATATCCATAAAATTATTTATAAGTCTATTTTTATCTAACATAAGCTACTTCTCCTTTTAGAAAGATTTAAATAAATTACATGCTATATGAAGGAAGTATTCCAGGACCTAGTGGAATATTAAATACCATAAATAATATTAATAGTATAGTCCACACTATTAAGAATGATATAGAGTATGGTATCATATTAGCAATTACAGTACCCATACCAGCATCTTTATCGTATTTTCTTGTGAATGCTAGTATAATAGGGAAGTACGGAAATAATGGGCTAAGCGGATTTGTGATACAATCACCTATACGATAAGCCATTTGAGTAAGTGCTGGATTATATCCAACCATCATAAACATTGGTACAAATATAGGTGCAAGAATAGCCCATTTTGCAGATGCACTGCCTATAAATAAATTTATAAAGCATGATAATATAATAAATCCTATCAATAATAAAGGTCCATTTATTCCTGCTGATTTTAAAAACTCTCCACCTTTTACAGCTAGTATCAGACCTAAATTACTATTTGTGAATAATTGTAAAAATTGTGAAGCAGCAAATGCTAGTATTATATATCCACCCATATCACTCATTGCACTAGCCATTATAGAGACAACATCCTTATCCTTCTTTATCTTACCTATAGTTTTTCCGTATACAACACCAGGTATAAAAAATGCTAGTGCTATTATAGGTACCATACCTTTCATAAGAGGAGCATTGTTTGATAGTAAATCTCCTGTTTCTGGGTCAGCTAAGAATGGTTTTTTGCCGATTACACTAAGAGCTATTATGATAGCTACGTATATTAATATACTTATACCAGCTTTTTTAAGCCCTTTCTTTTCTACATTACTAAGACTTCCATCAACATCTAATTCTGCATCTCCTTCATATTTACCAAATCTAGGAGCTACAATTTTTTCTGTTACCCATGTTGCCAAAAGTATTAGAACAAAAGTTGATGCTATCATAAAAAATAAGTTCATTGTTGCATTGGCTTGAAATCCAGAATCAATCATTTGAGCTGCTGGAACTGTAAAACTTGCAGCAAGTATATCATTTACACTTATCATAATGTTTGCTGCAAATCCTAGACAGACTGCTGCATATCCAGAAAATAAACCTATAAGTGGATGTCTGCCAACACCAAGATATACAAGTGCAGCTAATGGTGGAAATAGTATTGTACCTGCATCTGAAGCTATATTGGCAAGCATACCTATAGTCATTACAACAAGAGTTACTCTTGTTTTAGGAATCTTGCTTACTGATGCTTTGATTGTTGCTGTCATAAGTCCTGTTTTGTCACATACACCAGCACCTATCATAGTTACTAAAACTAGACCCAAAGGAGCAAACCCTTGGAAATTACTAACTATATTTCCTAAAAGAATTTGAAGTTGTTCTACAGTCAATAAATTTACAGCCGTTATAGTTTCGCCTGTACCAGGATGAACTACTGAGATACCCATAGAGCCAACTACACTAGATAGTATAAGTAAAAGTACACATAATCCTAAAAATATTGTAACTGGGTCTGGTAGTTTATTACCAACAGTTTCTATTCTGTTTAATGTTCTGTCAAAAAAGTTTTTCTTCTTAACTACGTTATCATTCATAATATCCTCCCTAATGTTTAAAAATATAATTAAAAAATAAGTATTGTGGTCTGATTTATAATGTAAATTCTGGTTATCGATTTAAGACGTGTCCACAATACGTCCTAAAAAAAGTATAAAATAAACTTTTTTTTATGTCAATGTAGTTTTCTGAATTTTCTGGAGAAATAGTGATAATTAAATATGTTTTAAGTAGATTAATGCCGAATTGTATTTAATATATCTGTATGGTATATAGCCTTTAAAATTAATTTTAAAACAAAATTTTATAAAAATCTAGTGGAAGATTAAGTTATTGGTTTTATTAAGAATAATATTTTTTATTTTAGTTTCTGCATTATGACACTGATTTTATAGGAAAGTTAAAAGGATAGGAGTGAGGTATTACAAAAATAAAATATAAAAAAGATGGTATAACTTAGCATATACCATCTCTTATATTATAAAAATAGACCTATAAAGTTTTATCATGTTTTTCTAGGAATGTTAGATATTCCTCTTTAGTCATAACTGGAGTAAAGGCATCTAATATATCCTTAGCATCTTTAGCATTGTCAAAAAGAAGGTCTACAACTGTAAGTGCCATTGCTTTGGCAGGAATTATGTACGCTAAATCTTCATCAACTATTTCAAAATCTCTTGTATGAAGAGCTCCTTTTACACCACCAATCATAGGGTGAAGAGTAGGCATTATATGAGATACATCTCCAAAATCAAAAGAGCCTGTAAAGTCTCCACCATCAATAACTTTTCCTTTTAGACCTAAATCTTCAAGATTGTTTCTAAATAAATTATCAAGATTTTTGTATCGTAATATTGGAAGATAGCCAGGAATCTCAGTTATCTCAACATCAGCTCCAACTGCCATTCCACCAGCCATCAAAGCCTTATTTATTTTTTCATTAGCATCAATCATACCATTTATAGTTCTAGCTCTAACATATGATTCCATATGAACATCAGCAGGAACAACATTTACTATATCTCCACCTTTTGTGATGATAGGGTGGAATCTAACTCTTTCAGATTCTTTAAAAGTTTCTCTAAGTGCATTTACATTGTTTATAGCAAGCATTGCTGCATTTAAAGCATTTATTCCATCATGTGGAGCAGAACCAGCATGAGATTCTTTACCTATAAATTTAACTTTTTTTCCAACAAATCCATTACTTTCAGGACCCACTAGAGCCTTATCTTCTCCTAAATCAGAAGCGTGAAACATCATAGATATGTCTATATCATCAAAATAACCTTTTTTTATTAACTCTTGTTTTCCACCAAAATAAGTTATTTTTCCTTCTTTTTTTAATTGCTCTCTGTATTCCAACTCAATAAATTCTTCAGCAGGAGTAGCCATAAAAGATACTTTACCATCTAAATGTTCTAAAACGCCACTTTTTACTAAACCAACAGCAGCACCTAACATTCCAGCTATTTGAATATTATGTCCACAAGTATGAGAAGCACCTATTTCATTAGCATCTTTATGCTCTTTACATGATATACCATCCAATTCTCCAAGTATAGATATATGAGGACCTTCTTTGCTAGAATTTGCATTTGCTTTACATCCTGTAACTGCTATATTTTTTTCTACAGACAAATTTAATTCTTGCTCAAAAAAGTTTGAAACAGCTTCTGTAGTTTTAAATTCCTTATATCCATATTCTGGGTTTTTGTATATTCCTTGACCTATTTTTAATATTTTTTCTCTATTTTCATCTATAGTTTTTATTACTAGAGATTTTAATTGTTCTTTATTCATAATAAATTCCTCCTATATTTTACCTTGAATACTTAAAACTATATGAGCTATACTTGCACATGCGAAGAATATAGTTGTAAAGACAATAAGTGAGATTATAACTATCTTCCATGACATTTCTTTTAAAGCTTCTATTTTGTTTCCGACAGAAATTCCTGCAAAAGCTAGTAGTGGAGTAGTTATAGCCATAAAGTTAATATTATTAGTGTTAGTTAAGAATACTTCAGATGTTGGGCTATATGGCATACTAAGTAAAAGACCTATTATAGTTGCAAATCCAAATGCTGGAAAGATTGATTTAGGAAATAAATCTTTTATAATCATAGCAGCCATAGCAGCTAATATTAGCATCACCATACCAGGAAGAGCTGTAACTATAGATGTACCAACGCTAATTCTTTGTCCTATAAGAATTATAACTCCAATAACAGACATAACCAATAATTGATATGAACTTTTCTTTAAATTTAAATTAGCAAACATTTATTAGCACTCTCCTTCTGTAGATTTAATTTCTTTAGTCTTTTTATTTCTCGAAAATTTAGGTTCTAAAATCTTATACATAAAATTAGTAAATGGTAAGGATACAAAAACTAAGAATATAATTCCTGTTATACTAGACATCATATTGCTTGTTGCAGCATAGGCAAGTATTGTATCTGCCATTTCAGGTGATACCATGGTAGATAATGAACCGGCAGCAGCTGTCATCATACTTCCACTACCAACACCACAGGCCATTCCCAAAGCATATGGATGAAGACCGCTATAAATAGATATTGAACCTAGTACACTAAAGTATATAGTACCAAGAACTGTTCCCATTAAATATGTACCAAGTACACCACTACCTTCTGGAGAGTTTATTCCATATTTCTCTGATATAACTCCTAAAGAAGGCTCACGGCTTATACTTGCAGTAGCTCCAACGGCTTCTCTTTTCATCCCAAATATTAATGCAAGAGGTAATGCAACGATTGGTGCAAGTATATGACCAAACTCTTGAGCAATGAATGCTGGTCCAGCTTGAATTATCTTGTCAATGTTTGGACCAACTGTAGTACCGTACTTTATACCAAGCATTACTAGTGCAATTCCAACAACTTCACCAGCAATGTTTATTTCTTTTTCGCCAATGACTTTTTTAAGTGATTTAATTTTTTTTCCTAATAAATCTGGTGTTATTATAAGTCCAATTATAACTGCATAAAGCATAGGGAACAGTACTATAGAGGCTTTTCCAATAGCTATAGTTCTTTGCCCTATAAATTCACATATTACTACCAATATTAAGCAAGTTAAAAATACTTGAATAAAATGTTTTTTATTAATTTCCATGATTTCCTCCCCAAAAGAATAAATATTGTACTTATCTGAAATAAAAATTGCGTCTTCTTGAGTGTAATACGTTTTCCTAAATAAAATAGAAAAACTGTTTCAAATAAGTTTTAGAAATGTCATTAACATGTCCTTAATTAAGAATAAAACAAAAATTTAACATTGTCAACGAAAAATGTCTAAAATATTACATATTTTGAATATATTGTAATAGGATTTTATTTATCAAAAAATTGTTTAAAAATTGTAGGAATAATAGCTAAAAAGCTTTAAAATTAATAATATAAAGTTAAAAATTAATAATATAAAATTGAGAAATAGTAAATTAAAATTGAAAAATAGATGAATGAAAGTACCTTAGAAAATATAGAAATGAATAGTA of Clostridioides sp. ES-S-0054-01 contains these proteins:
- a CDS encoding transcriptional regulator codes for the protein MIVGIIGPSDSGFKIKDDLKQIDSDLKTKIYVREKVVDTIEVISKCEDECDAIIFTGCAVYEFIKSKYEISKPHSFVPRSGTSIMKAFWAIKSENIKLDKFSIDVVDRYVVEDALKEFDIKATSVFCNPFSLEVGESELVKWHIKLFEENKTDIMLTGFGAVYNELKERGYPVFRLQATIQLIKESYEKVKSEYALSKARFSQIAVEILSLIDYKEKIDNYYSDMIKKSDMDKLVVNYVRSIQGSLFLLGRNDYVVFVHKGVADNEYNYDKLFKLKREIKDMGFSLSIGIGTGVTAYQAENNAHKALRHSIDSKEIGIYLVDEDENIRGPLASENELNYSLMLSDEKLIEIAKRTGMSCESVAKLIAISENRKSKIYDSKELAEYLNVSERSARRILNKIVSAGLGRICAKETSIGGGRPKNITEILF
- a CDS encoding M20/M25/M40 family metallo-hydrolase, which produces MLDKNRLINNFMDMVRIDSPSNQELEMSKWLVNYLKERNIDAVIDNAGEKYGGNTGNVIAYIKGEEGSRPLCLCAHMDQVQPCLGVKPVLDGNVVRSDGTTTLGADDKAGIAAILEALEHVITEKIPHRDIYLCFTICEEAGMHGVKNFNPDNLPCKDIVILDSGGAIGSIAYKAPAQQSIKISFHGKKAHAGIEPEKGINAILVASHAISNMHIGRIDSLTTSNIGKIEGGGATNIVTDKVTLTAEIRSHIPETLEYELNHMEKCCSDAAFKFNTTYTFEHNMSYPSFELSRDSHVFKLSEKAIRQVGIVPNPMVIGGGSDANILANLGYNCAILSLGMYDVHTVNEYVNIDELYDTAKIVYHMIKL
- a CDS encoding AbgT family transporter: MNDNVVKKKNFFDRTLNRIETVGNKLPDPVTIFLGLCVLLLILSSVVGSMGISVVHPGTGETITAVNLLTVEQLQILLGNIVSNFQGFAPLGLVLVTMIGAGVCDKTGLMTATIKASVSKIPKTRVTLVVMTIGMLANIASDAGTILFPPLAALVYLGVGRHPLIGLFSGYAAVCLGFAANIMISVNDILAASFTVPAAQMIDSGFQANATMNLFFMIASTFVLILLATWVTEKIVAPRFGKYEGDAELDVDGSLSNVEKKGLKKAGISILIYVAIIIALSVIGKKPFLADPETGDLLSNNAPLMKGMVPIIALAFFIPGVVYGKTIGKIKKDKDVVSIMASAMSDMGGYIILAFAASQFLQLFTNSNLGLILAVKGGEFLKSAGINGPLLLIGFIILSCFINLFIGSASAKWAILAPIFVPMFMMVGYNPALTQMAYRIGDCITNPLSPLFPYFPIILAFTRKYDKDAGMGTVIANMIPYSISFLIVWTILLILFMVFNIPLGPGILPSYSM
- a CDS encoding amidohydrolase, which produces MNKEQLKSLVIKTIDENREKILKIGQGIYKNPEYGYKEFKTTEAVSNFFEQELNLSVEKNIAVTGCKANANSSKEGPHISILGELDGISCKEHKDANEIGASHTCGHNIQIAGMLGAAVGLVKSGVLEHLDGKVSFMATPAEEFIELEYREQLKKEGKITYFGGKQELIKKGYFDDIDISMMFHASDLGEDKALVGPESNGFVGKKVKFIGKESHAGSAPHDGINALNAAMLAINNVNALRETFKESERVRFHPIITKGGDIVNVVPADVHMESYVRARTINGMIDANEKINKALMAGGMAVGADVEITEIPGYLPILRYKNLDNLFRNNLEDLGLKGKVIDGGDFTGSFDFGDVSHIMPTLHPMIGGVKGALHTRDFEIVDEDLAYIIPAKAMALTVVDLLFDNAKDAKDILDAFTPVMTKEEYLTFLEKHDKTL
- a CDS encoding DUF3100 domain-containing protein, producing MEINKKHFIQVFLTCLILVVICEFIGQRTIAIGKASIVLFPMLYAVIIGLIITPDLLGKKIKSLKKVIGEKEINIAGEVVGIALVMLGIKYGTTVGPNIDKIIQAGPAFIAQEFGHILAPIVALPLALIFGMKREAVGATASISREPSLGVISEKYGINSPEGSGVLGTYLMGTVLGTIYFSVLGSISIYSGLHPYALGMACGVGSGSMMTAAAGSLSTMVSPEMADTILAYAATSNMMSSITGIIFLVFVSLPFTNFMYKILEPKFSRNKKTKEIKSTEGEC